In a single window of the Phycisphaerales bacterium genome:
- a CDS encoding methyltransferase domain-containing protein, which produces MSTAMERLSFDAGQKHTAIEAAIHLNRYLLARAHCAGHQVLDIACGQGYGAYLMAEQWDATVVHGVDISPEAIDSARRHFSSPRITYHCHAAEDLPALFSPGQFDLIVSLETFEHLRDPARVLVILKQLLRPEGVLILSCPNDHWYYRTPDEHNPFHTRKYTFDEFRRVAEDVLGPARSYLLGTPVAGYVNLAPDDRMLGRLNQPVRTLLEARSLGNALLVPTEEQVRWGTCSYFLGLWGPEDTAAGATATLFACSMDASEQAHRRAQVESLRDETVALRSELFDARRDLALSRERLREYESEVAEILRREQEVTEREQRYREAVGKAEYRIEQLEREVRHQGLRCAAVQAENEYIREQILERGRAAEAQATALHALQMHAADLEQQRNAASAEAEYRATIIAEWRTHIANLESELARARRLLLTSPYYLLRRAGGYILRRLRGRTLSGDSTTP; this is translated from the coding sequence ATGTCCACAGCCATGGAGCGCCTGAGTTTCGACGCCGGTCAGAAACACACGGCGATCGAGGCCGCCATCCATCTCAACCGCTACCTGCTCGCCCGGGCGCATTGCGCCGGGCACCAGGTCCTGGATATCGCCTGCGGCCAGGGCTACGGCGCCTACCTCATGGCCGAGCAGTGGGACGCCACTGTAGTGCATGGGGTCGACATTTCACCGGAGGCGATCGATAGCGCCCGGCGCCACTTCAGCTCTCCGCGGATCACCTACCACTGCCACGCCGCCGAGGACCTTCCGGCCCTCTTCAGTCCCGGTCAGTTCGACCTGATCGTCTCACTCGAAACCTTTGAACACCTGCGCGACCCCGCACGCGTACTCGTGATTCTCAAGCAACTCCTGCGGCCGGAGGGTGTCCTGATCCTCTCCTGCCCCAACGATCACTGGTACTATCGCACACCGGACGAACACAACCCCTTTCACACACGTAAATATACGTTTGATGAATTCCGCCGGGTGGCCGAAGACGTACTCGGTCCGGCGCGCTCGTACCTGCTCGGCACACCGGTCGCGGGCTACGTGAACCTCGCACCCGACGATCGCATGCTCGGGCGGCTCAACCAGCCCGTCCGCACGCTGCTCGAAGCACGCTCCCTTGGTAACGCCTTGCTGGTGCCGACCGAGGAGCAGGTGCGTTGGGGGACGTGCAGTTACTTTCTCGGCTTGTGGGGTCCGGAGGACACTGCGGCCGGGGCGACCGCCACCCTCTTCGCCTGTTCGATGGATGCGAGCGAACAGGCCCACCGCCGCGCTCAGGTCGAGAGTCTGCGCGATGAGACGGTGGCCCTGCGGTCCGAGCTGTTCGACGCCCGTCGCGACCTGGCGCTGTCTCGCGAAAGACTGCGCGAATACGAGAGCGAAGTTGCCGAAATCCTGCGCCGCGAGCAGGAAGTCACCGAGCGGGAACAACGCTACCGTGAGGCCGTCGGCAAAGCCGAATACCGCATCGAGCAGCTCGAACGCGAGGTCCGTCACCAGGGCCTGCGCTGCGCGGCGGTACAGGCCGAGAACGAATACATCCGCGAGCAGATTCTTGAGCGCGGGCGAGCGGCCGAAGCCCAGGCCACGGCCCTCCATGCACTCCAGATGCACGCGGCCGATCTCGAACAGCAACGCAACGCCGCCTCCGCCGAGGCGGAGTACCGGGCCACGATCATCGCCGAGTGGCGTACCCACATCGCCAACCTCGAGTCCGAACTCGCCCGCGCGCGACGCCTGCTGCTGACCTCACCCTACTACCTGCTGCGCCGGGCAGGCGGCTACATCCTGCGTCGGTTACGCGGCCGGACGTTGTCCGGAGACTCGACCACTCCATGA
- a CDS encoding Coenzyme F420 hydrogenase/dehydrogenase, beta subunit C-terminal domain codes for MLGFIAVDYFQLLKAEVIDAGLCTRCGTCIGACPHGALSVPDLLGDCLPQRTDACADCNAECYTGCSGRYVDFPALNHVLHGHQPEHPLIGSYRGLYVAHATDAAVRQGGASGGLATAFLQHLFAQQKIAGAYVMGMDALRPYLPEPRLATTFAEAQTAAQSKYVVRPYNVLFRDIAPEGEPLAYVGVPCQVHSLRKLQQAGHPVARRFRYVIGIYCGNILHFASTRSFLAKQGVHNLAEVQSLAFRAGEWPGNMRVELKSGRVIEMPKFHANYLIPFYIMKRCLQCTDLANEFADVSCGDAWAPVYEERGKGFSMLVVRTGTGQQLFEELCAAGGISAQPLSYDDTVAMHSHGLDLKKRGAFLRIGAGVARGRPVPDYGYRLAPGVPRSRVVMEFCMGIVFRACWTPWGRWLIQWLPDRLVGRLFQWARTRWKGVTRSTKRTGLGTIRFESDAPGGSASADWCKLGLDPLAPVYGSDERPGPPQAPPSA; via the coding sequence GTGCTGGGATTCATCGCCGTGGACTACTTCCAGCTTCTGAAAGCAGAGGTCATCGACGCCGGCCTGTGCACCCGCTGCGGGACCTGCATCGGAGCGTGCCCGCATGGTGCGCTGAGTGTGCCCGACCTGCTCGGCGACTGTCTGCCACAACGCACCGACGCGTGTGCGGACTGCAACGCCGAATGCTACACCGGATGCTCGGGCCGCTACGTCGACTTCCCGGCCCTGAACCACGTATTGCACGGCCACCAACCCGAGCACCCCCTGATCGGATCCTATCGCGGCCTGTATGTCGCGCACGCCACGGACGCGGCCGTGCGACAGGGCGGCGCGAGTGGCGGGCTCGCCACGGCCTTCCTCCAGCACCTCTTCGCGCAGCAGAAGATCGCCGGGGCATACGTGATGGGCATGGACGCGCTACGCCCCTACCTGCCGGAACCACGCCTCGCCACCACCTTTGCGGAGGCGCAAACCGCGGCGCAAAGCAAGTACGTCGTGCGCCCCTACAACGTCCTCTTCCGCGACATCGCCCCGGAAGGCGAACCGCTCGCCTATGTGGGGGTCCCCTGCCAGGTACACTCCCTGCGCAAGCTGCAGCAGGCCGGTCACCCGGTCGCGCGCCGCTTCCGGTACGTCATCGGGATCTACTGCGGAAACATCCTGCACTTCGCGTCCACCCGGTCCTTTCTCGCCAAGCAGGGTGTGCACAACCTTGCGGAGGTGCAGAGTCTCGCCTTCCGCGCCGGGGAGTGGCCCGGCAACATGCGCGTCGAGCTGAAATCGGGCCGCGTGATCGAGATGCCGAAGTTTCACGCGAACTACCTGATCCCCTTCTACATCATGAAGCGCTGCCTGCAGTGCACCGATCTCGCCAACGAGTTTGCGGACGTCTCCTGCGGCGACGCCTGGGCACCTGTCTACGAAGAGCGCGGCAAGGGTTTCTCGATGCTCGTGGTGCGCACCGGCACCGGTCAGCAGCTCTTCGAGGAGCTCTGCGCCGCCGGAGGGATCAGCGCCCAGCCCCTGAGCTACGACGATACCGTCGCCATGCACAGCCATGGGCTCGACCTGAAAAAACGCGGGGCTTTCCTGCGCATCGGCGCCGGGGTGGCCCGTGGGCGTCCCGTGCCCGACTACGGCTACCGTCTCGCGCCCGGGGTACCCCGCAGCCGCGTGGTGATGGAGTTCTGCATGGGTATCGTGTTCCGCGCCTGCTGGACCCCATGGGGCCGCTGGCTCATCCAGTGGCTGCCCGACCGCCTGGTCGGCCGCCTGTTCCAGTGGGCGCGCACGCGCTGGAAGGGTGTCACGCGCAGCACGAAGCGCACCGGCCTCGGCACCATTCGCTTCGAGTCCGACGCGCCCGGCGGCTCCGCATCAGCCGACTGGTGCAAGCTTGGCCTCGATCCACTGGCCCCGGTCTACGGTTCGGACGAGCGCCCCGGGCCGCCGCAGGCCCCGCCCTCTGCTTAG
- a CDS encoding glycosyltransferase yields MSIPDPHHGLIPGLRTFAYVYEPNHRLLAADAYKPQGPNIGRNGRNLTISFISLNRAQLSLRLLQSIGQHLSAFAGEVLVVDNGSEAEELEALRNGLRALPVQSRLVELGNNYGVAGGRNRAMDHVHTEWVLCLDNDIYFVANPLTEIQRDLAILGCHFLNLPLLDGDGRTLFAKGGHLYPGVDRGALTIGAGSAYRQGAPEATPTGPFLSTFLFGGASVIQRATFESVGGYDEGMFVGFEDIDFSIRLFRHGLKVGNTACVALVHDHPPPDTEDDRSYERRRFSREVLRRSAEYLETKHYMKVWNEGVDAWLAARHAELGLSKDVPVPPAPVPATVARKPRIALITDTDWWAFWNISQQLCRHLSDRYEFLVIPTAVVDNVVHVFLMARECDLVHVFWREYLTLLEQPHTRVYVEYLGGRHADFLQRNIRDKLISTCIYDHLHLEPAALRARAALYRNVVNSYYVGSERLKRIYEAIPDFPRPAAVLPDGVDLELFYPLNSERFDDIGQREIVIGWTGNSKWSSELEDFKGVQTILRPAVEELIAEGLPVRLQLADRAEGGPMIPHREMVHYYSTIDVYVCTSKIEGTPNPVLESMACGVPVITTDVGVVPEAFGSQQRDFILPERSISALQDALRRLVANPTLFRTLSAENLTAIQSWDWRHQAERFAAYFDACLARSSASVS; encoded by the coding sequence ATGAGTATCCCCGACCCCCACCACGGACTGATCCCCGGACTTCGCACGTTCGCCTACGTGTACGAACCCAATCACCGGCTGCTGGCCGCCGACGCCTACAAGCCCCAGGGCCCCAATATCGGCCGCAACGGCCGCAACCTCACCATCTCGTTCATATCGCTCAATCGGGCGCAACTCTCCTTGCGCCTGCTCCAGTCGATCGGTCAACACCTCTCCGCTTTCGCGGGCGAGGTGCTTGTGGTTGACAACGGCTCGGAAGCCGAGGAGCTGGAAGCGCTGCGCAACGGCCTGCGGGCGCTACCCGTTCAGTCCCGTCTCGTCGAGCTCGGTAACAATTACGGTGTGGCCGGCGGCCGCAATCGTGCGATGGATCATGTCCATACCGAGTGGGTGCTGTGCCTTGATAACGACATCTACTTCGTGGCAAACCCGCTCACCGAAATTCAGCGTGACCTCGCCATCCTCGGATGCCACTTTCTCAACCTCCCGCTGCTCGATGGCGACGGCCGCACGCTCTTCGCCAAGGGTGGCCACCTCTACCCGGGTGTGGATCGCGGCGCGTTGACCATCGGCGCCGGTTCGGCCTATCGCCAAGGCGCACCCGAGGCCACGCCGACCGGACCGTTCCTGTCGACCTTCCTCTTCGGCGGGGCGTCGGTCATCCAACGCGCCACCTTCGAGTCTGTCGGTGGCTATGACGAGGGCATGTTCGTTGGATTTGAGGATATCGACTTCTCAATTCGCCTCTTCCGCCACGGCCTGAAAGTAGGCAACACCGCCTGCGTCGCGCTCGTGCATGACCACCCCCCGCCGGACACCGAGGACGACCGCAGTTACGAACGCCGACGCTTCTCCCGGGAAGTCCTGCGGCGCTCGGCCGAGTACCTCGAGACCAAGCACTACATGAAAGTGTGGAATGAGGGTGTCGACGCCTGGCTCGCCGCGCGGCACGCCGAACTCGGCCTCTCCAAAGACGTGCCTGTACCGCCGGCCCCCGTCCCGGCTACCGTGGCGCGCAAACCGCGCATCGCTCTCATCACCGACACCGACTGGTGGGCCTTCTGGAACATTTCCCAGCAGCTCTGCCGGCACCTGAGCGACCGCTACGAGTTTCTGGTCATTCCCACCGCGGTCGTCGACAACGTGGTGCATGTCTTCCTGATGGCGCGCGAGTGCGACCTCGTGCACGTGTTCTGGCGCGAGTACCTGACGCTGCTTGAACAGCCGCATACCCGCGTCTACGTCGAATACCTGGGGGGCCGTCATGCCGACTTCCTGCAGCGCAACATCCGCGACAAGCTCATTTCCACCTGCATCTACGACCACCTGCACCTCGAGCCGGCGGCCCTGCGCGCCCGGGCGGCGCTCTACCGCAACGTGGTCAACAGTTATTACGTCGGCTCTGAGCGTCTGAAACGCATTTACGAGGCCATTCCCGACTTCCCCCGTCCCGCGGCCGTCCTGCCCGACGGCGTCGATCTCGAACTCTTCTACCCTTTGAATTCCGAGCGCTTCGACGACATCGGTCAGCGTGAGATCGTGATCGGCTGGACCGGAAACAGCAAGTGGTCGTCCGAGCTCGAAGATTTCAAGGGCGTGCAGACCATCCTGCGACCGGCCGTGGAAGAACTGATTGCGGAGGGCCTGCCCGTACGTCTCCAACTGGCGGATCGCGCCGAAGGTGGTCCGATGATCCCGCACCGTGAAATGGTGCACTACTACAGCACTATCGACGTCTACGTCTGCACATCGAAGATCGAGGGCACACCGAATCCCGTGCTGGAGTCCATGGCCTGTGGCGTCCCGGTGATTACCACCGATGTCGGCGTGGTTCCCGAGGCCTTCGGCTCTCAACAGCGCGATTTCATCCTGCCGGAGCGTTCCATCTCGGCATTGCAGGATGCACTCCGTCGCCTGGTCGCGAACCCCACCCTGTTTCGAACCCTTTCGGCCGAAAATCTCACGGCGATCCAGTCCTGGGATTGGCGCCACCAGGCCGAGCGTTTCGCCGCTTACTTCGACGCATGCCTGGCGCGCTCGTCGGCGTCCGTGTCCTGA
- a CDS encoding glycosyltransferase family 2 protein: MTAQPPASTTPSGTPSEALNENDPAVLTPDAAAATSIIVPAYNEELAIGATLTNLRRAFPAAEVLVVDDGSTDRTAALAAAVSGVRVVRHDQNRGYGAALKTGVLAVSRPYILFCDGDGQHAAEDVAALLRACPEYDLVVGARTRTSHVDNSRRPGKKILQVFADFLAQQKIPDVNSGLRIFRRERLLRYLHLMPEGFSFSTTSTFVALKGGWRIHWVPIDVRKRAGVSTVRQLVHGPQTLMLMLRLTVLFDPLRVFLPVSGLLLVLAVLMTGINFAFFRLAVPTTAVIFGLSGIMIFMMALLVDQVAAIRRELHDRF; encoded by the coding sequence ATGACCGCTCAACCGCCCGCCAGCACCACACCCTCCGGAACACCTTCTGAGGCGTTGAATGAAAATGACCCCGCTGTGTTGACCCCCGACGCCGCAGCGGCGACCAGCATCATCGTGCCCGCCTACAACGAAGAACTCGCGATCGGTGCTACGCTCACCAACCTGCGGCGGGCCTTTCCGGCCGCCGAAGTGCTCGTCGTGGATGACGGTTCGACCGACCGGACCGCGGCACTCGCAGCCGCGGTTTCCGGTGTGCGGGTCGTGCGTCACGATCAGAACCGCGGCTATGGCGCCGCATTGAAGACCGGGGTGCTGGCAGTCTCGCGCCCGTACATCCTGTTTTGTGACGGTGACGGGCAGCACGCCGCGGAGGATGTCGCGGCCTTGCTCCGGGCCTGTCCGGAGTACGACCTTGTCGTCGGTGCCCGGACGCGCACATCGCACGTCGACAACTCCCGGCGCCCCGGGAAGAAAATCTTGCAGGTCTTTGCCGACTTCCTCGCTCAGCAGAAGATTCCCGACGTTAACTCCGGCCTGCGCATCTTTCGCCGCGAGCGCTTGTTGCGGTACCTGCACCTCATGCCGGAGGGCTTCTCCTTCTCCACGACCAGTACGTTCGTCGCACTCAAGGGCGGCTGGCGCATCCACTGGGTGCCGATCGATGTGCGCAAACGCGCCGGCGTGAGCACGGTCCGGCAACTCGTTCACGGACCCCAGACCCTGATGCTCATGTTGCGCCTCACCGTCCTGTTCGACCCGTTGCGCGTGTTCCTGCCCGTCAGCGGTCTGCTGCTGGTTCTCGCCGTGCTCATGACGGGGATCAACTTCGCCTTCTTCCGCCTCGCGGTGCCGACCACGGCCGTCATCTTCGGACTGAGCGGCATCATGATCTTCATGATGGCGCTGCTCGTCGACCAGGTGGCAGCGATTCGCCGAGAACTCCATGACCGCTTCTGA
- a CDS encoding ABC transporter ATP-binding protein translates to MSSDCVIAARGLGKAYTIYHRPIDRLKQMLFRGRRNYYQEFWALHGVDLEVYRGETVGIIGRNGAGKSTLLQLICGTVTPTTGELSVRGRVAALLELGSGFNPEFTGRENVYLNAALLGMRDHEIHERFAAIEAFADIGTFIDQPVRTYSSGMHARLAFSVAIHVDPEILIVDEILAVGDAAFQRKCVERFYKIRDSGCTILFVSHDPYLVKSICQRAIYLRGGERVAYGKAEEVIDRYITDMERVNAASRTPTDGASEPATPPPPPGQPFRITEVHLENPAGQRLTEVQSGQDIQLRMRYVALDTAFPSEISFVVNLYRHDDFYIYGTTTLMEGLPPYAAAPAGEVIVRFPRIQLLAGEYKWRIAINDHRGLGILADAKHVCAFRVVDRFQAVGLVDLPKQWLVRTLPDAQQQVR, encoded by the coding sequence ATGTCCTCTGACTGCGTGATCGCCGCCCGCGGACTGGGCAAGGCGTACACCATCTATCACCGGCCGATCGACCGGCTGAAGCAGATGCTGTTCCGCGGCCGGCGGAATTACTACCAGGAGTTCTGGGCTCTCCACGGGGTCGACCTCGAGGTCTACCGCGGCGAGACCGTGGGAATCATCGGACGCAACGGCGCCGGCAAATCGACGCTGCTGCAGCTTATCTGCGGAACGGTGACCCCCACGACCGGGGAATTGTCGGTGCGGGGCCGCGTCGCCGCGCTGCTCGAACTGGGCAGCGGCTTCAATCCCGAGTTCACCGGGCGAGAAAACGTCTACCTCAACGCCGCCCTGCTGGGCATGCGTGATCACGAGATCCACGAGCGCTTCGCCGCCATCGAGGCCTTCGCGGACATCGGCACCTTCATCGACCAGCCCGTGCGCACCTACTCCAGCGGCATGCACGCGCGGCTCGCATTCTCCGTCGCGATTCATGTCGATCCCGAAATCCTGATCGTCGATGAAATCCTCGCGGTCGGTGATGCCGCGTTCCAGCGGAAATGCGTGGAGCGTTTCTACAAGATTCGCGACTCCGGCTGCACGATCCTCTTCGTCTCGCATGATCCGTACCTGGTGAAATCGATCTGCCAGCGCGCCATCTACCTGCGCGGCGGCGAACGCGTCGCCTACGGTAAGGCCGAAGAAGTCATCGACCGGTACATCACCGATATGGAGCGCGTCAACGCGGCCAGCCGTACCCCGACCGACGGCGCCAGTGAACCCGCCACGCCGCCGCCCCCACCCGGCCAACCTTTCCGCATCACGGAAGTGCATCTCGAAAACCCGGCCGGCCAGCGCCTGACCGAGGTGCAGAGCGGGCAGGACATCCAGCTCCGCATGCGATACGTCGCGCTGGATACCGCCTTTCCCAGCGAGATCAGCTTCGTCGTGAATCTTTACCGCCATGACGACTTCTACATCTATGGCACCACGACGCTGATGGAGGGCCTGCCACCCTATGCGGCAGCGCCCGCCGGCGAAGTCATCGTCCGTTTCCCGCGGATTCAGTTGCTCGCGGGCGAGTACAAGTGGCGTATCGCGATCAATGACCACCGCGGGCTCGGCATCCTCGCCGATGCCAAGCATGTGTGTGCGTTCCGCGTGGTCGACCGCTTCCAAGCCGTGGGGCTGGTAGATCTGCCGAAGCAGTGGCTGGTGCGAACCCTGCCGGATGCGCAACAGCAAGTCCGGTGA
- a CDS encoding oligosaccharide flippase family protein, with protein MKPETRHSFLLVRGTALTAVLGLAYTVLVARRMGAVEYADFIAAVNLAMFGQVAMGPIHHLVTRFTAEYQGQGAPGRIARLHRCVLEQAMRWGVPGALVAAGVLTPLANVLQFATPWPVYAAVGVVLATLLISVPRGVLRGAQAFGAFNLSVVSEAAARLAVGLLLVSWTGSVVAAVGAYVLAMVIVWPFTAGRARAIWGHATEEAIDPAVLRRFVGPLLGVTLTTAGFLYSDMLAVKYLFPPEVAGSYGVQLVLANLMGLLVTPFSTVLLPAVTARHVRGEGARGVVVRAGIYIVILVSGPLVVYGLLPRTLLRTLFGAGYVLEGEAPVLLALALVRLLTHLGNLVAMIHVGQGRFRFLWVYVLGLVVEWVVMLRWHGTLTDVVWGLVAVQGMTLVAMSAYLLVGRAPRLAD; from the coding sequence ATGAAGCCGGAAACGCGACACAGTTTTCTGCTGGTGCGTGGGACTGCACTCACGGCGGTGCTGGGGCTGGCCTACACCGTGCTCGTGGCACGTCGGATGGGTGCGGTGGAGTACGCCGACTTCATCGCGGCGGTGAACCTGGCGATGTTCGGGCAGGTCGCCATGGGGCCGATTCACCATCTTGTGACGCGCTTTACAGCCGAGTATCAGGGCCAGGGCGCACCTGGACGCATCGCGCGTCTGCATCGGTGTGTGCTTGAGCAAGCAATGCGTTGGGGAGTGCCGGGGGCCTTGGTGGCGGCTGGTGTGCTCACGCCACTCGCGAATGTGCTGCAGTTCGCGACACCTTGGCCGGTGTATGCCGCGGTGGGTGTAGTGTTGGCGACCCTGCTGATCAGTGTGCCGCGCGGGGTATTGCGCGGAGCCCAGGCGTTCGGGGCATTCAATTTGAGCGTGGTGTCGGAGGCCGCCGCGCGGCTGGCAGTGGGGTTGTTGCTGGTGTCGTGGACCGGAAGTGTGGTGGCCGCGGTAGGCGCGTACGTGCTGGCGATGGTGATCGTCTGGCCCTTTACAGCCGGGCGGGCGCGGGCGATCTGGGGCCATGCGACGGAGGAAGCGATCGATCCGGCGGTACTGCGGCGCTTCGTGGGGCCGTTGCTTGGGGTCACGCTGACGACGGCGGGCTTCCTGTACAGCGACATGCTGGCCGTGAAGTACCTGTTCCCGCCCGAAGTGGCGGGTTCGTACGGCGTGCAACTGGTGCTCGCGAACCTGATGGGACTGCTGGTGACGCCGTTCAGCACGGTGCTACTGCCCGCGGTGACGGCGCGGCATGTGCGGGGGGAGGGCGCGCGCGGCGTGGTGGTGCGTGCGGGGATTTACATCGTGATCCTGGTCAGCGGTCCGTTGGTGGTCTATGGGCTGTTGCCGCGGACATTACTGCGGACGCTGTTCGGGGCGGGGTATGTGCTGGAGGGGGAAGCACCGGTGCTGCTGGCGCTGGCGCTTGTGCGACTGTTGACGCACCTGGGCAACCTGGTGGCAATGATCCATGTGGGCCAGGGACGGTTTCGGTTCCTGTGGGTGTACGTGCTGGGGCTTGTGGTGGAGTGGGTCGTCATGCTCCGGTGGCACGGCACGCTCACCGACGTGGTGTGGGGGCTGGTGGCCGTGCAGGGGATGACGTTGGTAGCCATGAGCGCGTACCTGCTGGTGGGGCGTGCGCCGCGGCTCGCGGACTAG
- a CDS encoding methyltransferase domain-containing protein codes for MGEAVPYLHARFPQGQFLHLEASAVMVAEARRRFPGETFHQTDLSTLPVESGAYDAVLSLETLEHCPAPARFLAELYRALRPGGELVLSCPSRSAEPLLRLYETFFENHGEGPHRFPWSWQVKRQLRATGFTLLEHRGTVFLPVIPDALAPADEFLGRWLGRTPLGELGIRQFYFCRKPPASPA; via the coding sequence ATGGGCGAAGCTGTGCCCTATCTGCACGCCCGCTTTCCCCAGGGTCAGTTCCTCCATCTGGAGGCGTCGGCCGTGATGGTGGCAGAGGCCCGCCGGCGGTTTCCCGGCGAGACCTTTCACCAGACCGACCTCTCCACGCTACCGGTCGAGTCCGGCGCCTATGACGCGGTCCTCTCGCTCGAGACCCTTGAGCACTGCCCGGCGCCGGCCCGGTTTCTGGCCGAACTCTATCGAGCCCTGCGGCCCGGCGGTGAGCTGGTTCTAAGTTGCCCCTCGCGCTCGGCGGAACCCCTGCTGCGCCTCTACGAAACGTTTTTCGAGAATCATGGTGAAGGCCCACACCGTTTCCCGTGGTCCTGGCAGGTCAAGCGCCAACTACGCGCCACCGGCTTCACGTTACTCGAACACCGCGGAACGGTGTTTCTGCCAGTCATCCCCGATGCCTTGGCGCCCGCGGACGAATTTCTCGGCCGCTGGCTCGGACGCACGCCCCTGGGGGAGCTGGGCATTCGGCAGTTCTACTTTTGTCGCAAACCACCCGCGTCGCCGGCCTGA